Proteins encoded in a region of the Frondihabitans sp. 762G35 genome:
- a CDS encoding NADP-dependent oxidoreductase, with product MPRYLRYDEFGGPEVLDLVEVDKPTAGPGEIVVRVLVAGLNPVDYKIFRGYVAEVFGATLPSGVGNDLAGVVESVGAGVTGFEVGQRVLGGVRNEAVADFVVATPDQLLPTPEGLSDEVAGSLWVAGRTAKATVDLFGLTDRDTVLVSAAAGGVGILAAQLAVRTGATVLGTASPRNHELLRSLGVVPVDYAGDLVANIRAAAPSGITAALDNNGRATIDAALALRLPADRINTVADHGAIAELGIHGVGGAEATPADLAVVASLLAAGDLILPVDEVFPIERSADAYRALEGGHVRGKIVIVTE from the coding sequence ATGCCTCGCTACCTGCGCTACGACGAGTTCGGCGGACCGGAGGTCCTCGACCTCGTGGAGGTCGACAAGCCCACGGCCGGCCCCGGGGAGATCGTCGTGCGGGTCCTCGTCGCGGGACTCAACCCCGTCGACTACAAGATCTTCCGCGGCTACGTGGCCGAGGTCTTCGGGGCCACCCTCCCCTCCGGCGTGGGCAACGACCTGGCCGGAGTCGTCGAGTCGGTCGGCGCGGGCGTCACCGGGTTCGAGGTGGGCCAGCGGGTCCTCGGCGGCGTGCGGAACGAGGCCGTCGCCGACTTCGTGGTGGCGACGCCCGACCAGCTCCTGCCCACCCCGGAGGGGCTCTCCGACGAGGTCGCCGGAAGCCTCTGGGTCGCCGGACGCACGGCGAAGGCGACCGTCGACCTGTTCGGTCTCACCGACCGGGACACCGTGCTCGTGAGCGCGGCCGCAGGAGGCGTGGGCATCCTGGCCGCGCAGCTCGCCGTGCGCACCGGGGCCACCGTCCTCGGGACCGCGAGCCCCCGCAACCACGAGCTGCTCAGGAGCCTCGGCGTCGTCCCCGTCGACTACGCCGGCGACCTCGTGGCGAACATCCGGGCCGCCGCCCCCTCGGGGATCACCGCCGCCCTCGACAACAACGGTCGCGCGACCATCGACGCCGCCTTGGCCCTCCGCCTGCCGGCCGACCGGATCAACACCGTCGCCGACCACGGCGCGATCGCCGAGCTCGGCATCCACGGCGTGGGCGGTGCCGAGGCGACTCCCGCCGACCTGGCCGTCGTGGCGTCGCTGCTGGCCGCGGGAGACTTGATCCTGCCGGTCGACGAGGTGTTCCCGATCGAGCGCTCGGCGGACGCGTACCGCGCCCTCGAGGGTGGCCACGTGCGCGGGAAGATCGTTATCGTCACGGAATGA
- a CDS encoding phospholipase, translating to MTASRRRARRGRVIIASCAASLAVVAGTGFAAYSATSGSPFGAAPAPATTVTPSTDGRLSVHAGSAVTKATANTEAEMAIASATQVAREARGKVDTKQLTTSLASLSDYRSLAPDTVLARVATTKDVAEKVDAQTTVAEQRIAREKATAAKNAAAAEAARVAAEKQAQANTPAGAKATAQALMASQYGWGSDQFSCLSSLWTKESGWSYTAYNANGGATGIPQALPGSKMASVASDWQTNATTQVIWGLRYIQGSYGTPCSAWAHSQANNWY from the coding sequence GTGACCGCCTCGAGGCGTCGCGCCCGCCGCGGCCGCGTGATCATCGCCTCCTGCGCCGCCTCCCTCGCCGTCGTCGCCGGGACCGGTTTCGCCGCGTACTCCGCCACCTCCGGCTCCCCGTTCGGAGCCGCCCCGGCGCCCGCCACGACGGTCACCCCGAGCACCGACGGCCGGCTCTCGGTGCACGCGGGCTCCGCCGTCACGAAGGCGACGGCGAACACGGAGGCCGAGATGGCGATCGCCAGCGCCACGCAGGTGGCCAGGGAGGCCCGCGGCAAGGTCGACACGAAGCAGCTGACGACGTCTCTCGCCTCGCTGTCGGACTACCGGTCGCTCGCTCCGGACACCGTCCTGGCCCGCGTCGCCACGACGAAGGACGTCGCCGAGAAGGTCGACGCGCAGACCACCGTCGCCGAGCAGCGGATCGCCCGGGAGAAGGCGACGGCCGCCAAGAACGCCGCCGCCGCGGAGGCCGCCCGGGTCGCCGCCGAGAAACAGGCTCAGGCCAACACACCCGCCGGAGCCAAGGCCACCGCCCAGGCGCTGATGGCGAGCCAGTACGGCTGGGGCTCCGACCAGTTCTCCTGCCTGTCCTCCCTGTGGACCAAGGAGTCCGGCTGGAGCTACACGGCGTACAACGCGAACGGCGGCGCCACGGGGATCCCGCAGGCCCTCCCCGGCAGCAAGATGGCGTCGGTCGCCTCCGACTGGCAGACCAACGCGACGACCCAGGTGATCTGGGGGCTCCGCTACATCCAGGGCTCCTACGGCACCCCCTGCTCGGCCTGGGCCCACTCGCAGGCCAACAACTGGTACTGA
- a CDS encoding inorganic phosphate transporter — translation MDLTLIVVLVILLAVFFDFTNGFHDTANAMATPIATGAMKPRVAVTMAALLNLVGAFLSTEVAKTISGGIIREGPGGVEITPTMIFAGLVGAVIWNMITWLRGLPSSSSHALFGGLIGAALVGAGTGSVDFGVVLSKVVLPAFLAPLVAGLVAFTATRLAYRITRRPEGKNHRGGFRVGQVFTSSLVALAHGTNDAQKTMGVITLALIAGGFLGAGASPPLWVIVVCALAIALGTYTGGWRIIQTMGGGLTDIKATQGFAAEASTASTVLASSHLGFALSTTQVSSGSIIGAGLGRRGSTIQWGTAGKIVVAWFITLPAAGAVGALCELIARLGTFGLLADAVLGAGVIVAIFVRSRLKPHEQSNALEVDVAMNSVLTRKERRALAKKRSDEMLAARRRMSDESPLRDYGDQPAVREEIR, via the coding sequence GTGGATCTCACGCTCATCGTCGTCCTGGTCATCCTGCTGGCCGTCTTCTTCGACTTCACGAACGGCTTTCACGACACCGCGAACGCGATGGCGACGCCGATCGCGACGGGGGCGATGAAGCCCCGGGTCGCGGTCACCATGGCGGCGCTGCTCAACCTCGTCGGCGCGTTCTTGTCGACGGAGGTCGCCAAGACCATCTCCGGCGGGATCATCCGCGAGGGCCCCGGCGGCGTCGAGATCACCCCGACGATGATCTTCGCCGGCCTCGTCGGCGCCGTGATCTGGAACATGATCACCTGGCTCCGCGGCCTCCCCTCGTCGTCGTCGCACGCGCTGTTCGGCGGCCTCATCGGCGCCGCGCTCGTCGGGGCCGGCACCGGCTCGGTCGACTTCGGCGTCGTGCTGTCGAAGGTCGTGCTCCCGGCGTTCCTCGCCCCGCTCGTCGCCGGCCTCGTCGCCTTCACGGCGACCCGCCTGGCCTACCGGATCACCCGTCGACCCGAGGGGAAGAACCACCGGGGCGGCTTCCGCGTCGGACAGGTGTTCACCTCGTCGCTCGTGGCCCTCGCGCACGGCACGAACGACGCGCAGAAGACCATGGGCGTCATCACGCTGGCGCTGATCGCCGGCGGGTTCCTCGGGGCCGGCGCCTCCCCGCCGCTCTGGGTGATCGTCGTCTGCGCGCTCGCGATCGCCCTGGGCACCTACACCGGCGGCTGGCGCATCATCCAGACGATGGGCGGCGGCCTCACCGACATCAAGGCGACGCAGGGCTTCGCCGCGGAGGCGTCCACGGCGTCGACCGTCCTGGCCTCCAGCCACCTCGGCTTCGCGCTGTCGACGACGCAGGTGTCGTCGGGGTCGATCATCGGCGCCGGTCTCGGGCGCCGCGGATCCACCATCCAGTGGGGGACGGCCGGCAAGATCGTCGTCGCCTGGTTCATCACCCTGCCCGCCGCCGGTGCGGTCGGGGCGCTCTGCGAACTGATCGCGCGCCTCGGCACCTTCGGTCTCCTCGCCGACGCGGTCCTCGGTGCCGGCGTGATCGTCGCCATCTTCGTGCGTTCGCGCCTCAAGCCGCACGAGCAGTCCAACGCCCTGGAGGTCGACGTCGCGATGAACTCGGTCCTGACCCGCAAGGAGCGCCGCGCGCTCGCCAAGAAGCGAAGCGACGAGATGCTCGCCGCCCGACGGCGGATGAGCGACGAGTCGCCGCTCCGCGACTACGGCGATCAGCCCGCCGTGCGGGAGGAGATCCGATGA
- a CDS encoding cation:proton antiporter, which yields MELLEILLILAGSLAVTAFARWRGLPAPLLVVAVALLVSFIPGIPDIKIDSEVILTVILPPLLYSASLDVSFQNFRQSLVQIRRLGIGLVIVTALVAGFFAYMLIPDMTLPAAFLIGAVVAPPDAVSAAAIGRKLGLPRKVMTVISGESLINDAASLTLVKVFLAIVGGAALTVWDDLGIFGLAIGVGVAVGLVLGMLAHSLRMRVGDPVVEIVIGLLLPFLAYIVAEQLQGSGVLAVVAAGLYVGFNSPKSGYASRLQERPLWSAMDITLEGFVFALIGLQLKTVVLDVAASSRGLGQSVGVAFIVLGVVILTRPVFLFVTYYWSRLVRRLVYSRFRRYRKARVARMVWGRADPKLSWQQLVVISWTGMRGVVTLAAAVSIPLVTTSGVEVPARDTMFLIAFVVTVGTLLLQGLTLPSVIRWLGVQDLGQAERDVQSELRLVSNSTDEAIEYLDTRRDDWSREWGREPVERGITILKERLRRQDEAFRQGLREDADDREGQAEDLDPAPFERGSEMRTTPQLAVPDITPDPTLVRAGRNNVRALASIRRELLQKRRELVLRERDAGNLDEEVMRRVLLGLDAEELAMDTSAVSRTRS from the coding sequence ATGGAACTCCTCGAAATCCTCCTGATCCTCGCGGGCTCCCTCGCCGTCACGGCGTTCGCCCGCTGGCGCGGCCTGCCCGCACCGCTCCTCGTCGTCGCCGTGGCGCTCCTCGTGTCGTTCATCCCCGGCATCCCCGACATCAAGATCGACTCCGAGGTGATCCTGACGGTCATCCTCCCGCCGCTGCTCTACTCGGCCTCGCTCGACGTGTCCTTCCAGAACTTCCGGCAGTCGCTCGTGCAGATCCGGCGCCTCGGGATCGGGCTGGTCATCGTCACGGCGCTCGTCGCCGGCTTCTTCGCCTACATGCTGATCCCCGACATGACGCTCCCCGCGGCCTTCCTGATCGGCGCCGTCGTGGCTCCCCCGGACGCCGTGTCGGCGGCCGCCATCGGGCGGAAGCTCGGGCTGCCCCGCAAGGTGATGACGGTGATCTCCGGCGAGAGCCTCATCAACGACGCCGCCTCGCTCACCCTCGTCAAGGTCTTCCTGGCGATCGTCGGGGGCGCGGCCCTGACGGTCTGGGACGACCTCGGCATCTTCGGCCTCGCGATCGGCGTCGGCGTGGCGGTCGGCCTCGTCCTCGGCATGCTGGCGCACTCCCTCCGGATGCGCGTCGGCGACCCCGTCGTCGAGATCGTGATCGGGCTCCTGCTGCCCTTCCTGGCCTACATCGTGGCGGAGCAGCTCCAGGGCTCCGGCGTGCTCGCCGTCGTCGCGGCCGGCCTCTACGTCGGATTCAACTCGCCGAAGTCCGGCTACGCCTCGCGCCTGCAGGAGCGGCCGCTCTGGTCGGCCATGGACATCACGCTCGAGGGCTTCGTCTTCGCCCTCATCGGCCTCCAGCTGAAGACCGTCGTCCTCGACGTCGCCGCCTCCAGCCGGGGGCTCGGACAGAGCGTCGGCGTCGCCTTCATCGTGCTCGGGGTGGTGATCCTGACGAGACCGGTGTTCCTCTTCGTGACGTACTACTGGTCGCGCCTCGTCCGGAGGCTCGTCTACTCCCGGTTCCGGCGCTACCGGAAGGCCCGGGTCGCCCGGATGGTCTGGGGCCGGGCCGACCCCAAGCTGAGCTGGCAGCAGCTCGTCGTGATCTCGTGGACCGGGATGCGCGGCGTGGTGACCCTCGCCGCCGCGGTCTCGATCCCGCTCGTGACGACGTCCGGCGTCGAGGTGCCCGCGCGCGACACGATGTTCCTCATCGCGTTCGTGGTGACGGTCGGCACGCTGCTCCTGCAGGGCCTGACCCTCCCCTCCGTCATCCGGTGGCTCGGCGTGCAGGACCTCGGGCAGGCGGAGCGGGACGTCCAGTCGGAGCTGCGGCTCGTCTCGAACAGCACCGACGAGGCGATCGAGTACCTCGACACGAGACGCGACGACTGGTCGCGCGAGTGGGGCCGGGAGCCCGTCGAGCGCGGCATCACCATCCTCAAGGAACGGCTCCGACGGCAGGACGAAGCGTTCCGCCAGGGCCTCCGCGAGGACGCCGACGATCGGGAGGGGCAGGCCGAGGACCTCGATCCCGCGCCCTTCGAACGGGGGTCCGAGATGCGCACGACGCCGCAGCTCGCCGTTCCCGACATCACCCCCGATCCGACGCTCGTGCGCGCCGGGCGCAACAACGTCCGCGCGCTGGCCAGCATCCGGCGCGAGCTCCTGCAGAAGCGCCGCGAGCTCGTCCTCCGCGAGCGCGACGCGGGGAACCTCGACGAAGAGGTCATGCGGCGCGTGCTGCTCGGCCTCGACGCGGAGGAGCTCGCCATGGACACCTCGGCGGTCTCGCGCACCCGGTCGTGA
- a CDS encoding 8-oxo-dGTP diphosphatase translates to MTSLRRVCVAYLLRTVDGRDQVLLGRKKRGLGTGHFVGLGGKFEPGETAVEAIVREIEEESGVVVDPADLEHRGGLRYLFPDRESWSQHSTVFVVRSWRGEPRPSDELDPEWFDLDALPLDTMWADARAWLPDVLAGGQIAREFVFADDLATVATSRPLEPQAL, encoded by the coding sequence ATGACCTCTCTCCGCCGCGTCTGCGTCGCCTACCTCCTCCGCACGGTGGACGGCCGCGACCAGGTGCTCCTCGGCCGCAAGAAGCGCGGCCTCGGCACGGGGCACTTCGTCGGGCTCGGAGGCAAGTTCGAGCCCGGCGAGACGGCCGTCGAGGCGATCGTGCGGGAGATCGAGGAGGAGTCCGGGGTGGTCGTCGATCCGGCCGACCTGGAGCACCGCGGCGGCCTCCGCTACCTCTTCCCGGACCGCGAGTCGTGGAGCCAGCACTCGACCGTCTTCGTCGTGCGGTCGTGGCGCGGGGAGCCCCGCCCGAGCGACGAGCTCGACCCCGAGTGGTTCGACCTCGACGCGCTGCCGCTCGACACGATGTGGGCCGACGCGAGGGCGTGGCTGCCGGATGTCCTCGCCGGGGGACAGATCGCGCGGGAGTTCGTCTTCGCCGACGACCTCGCCACCGTCGCCACCTCGCGACCTCTGGAACCGCAGGCCCTGTAG
- a CDS encoding aspartate ammonia-lyase, which produces MGDEQARGRITTEREAVPTGRPTAGQEPREGAPETRRETDSLGSLDVPAEAYWGIHTLRALENFPIANRPISVYPDLVEALAVVKQAAARANVEIGVLDPAKARAIEQACEEIRAGALHEEFRVGVMQGGAGTSTNMNGNEVIANRALEILGHARGQYEYLHPIDDVNRSQSTNDVYPTAIKLAMSFTLGTLVDELGRLADALAAKGHEFRDVLKVGRTQLQDAVPMTLGQEFTGFAHTLGEDQQRLRDTLPLLAEINLGATAIGTGITADPSYAEAVRHHLSDLTGIEMVTAPDLIEATSDAGVYMTVSGALKRSAIKLSKICNDLRLLSSGPQAGFGEITLPPRQAGSSIMPGKVNPVIPEVVNQVAFAIAGADVTVTMAAEAGQLQLNAFEPVIAHSVLQSLQWLTHACETLRVNCIDGIQANTARLAQQVETNIGVVTALTPYIGYAAAASIAHTALATNTPIASLVVAAGLMSPEKVEKVLSPARLSGLEAITSSIPVITAEQISAHLASLDTKHTDETAG; this is translated from the coding sequence GTGGGCGACGAGCAGGCCAGAGGCCGGATCACGACGGAGCGCGAGGCGGTACCCACGGGGCGGCCGACGGCCGGGCAGGAGCCACGCGAAGGGGCACCCGAGACGAGGCGCGAGACCGATTCGCTCGGCTCGCTGGACGTCCCCGCGGAGGCCTACTGGGGCATCCACACGCTGCGAGCCCTCGAGAACTTCCCGATCGCGAACCGCCCCATCTCCGTCTACCCCGACCTCGTCGAGGCGCTCGCCGTGGTCAAGCAGGCCGCGGCCCGGGCGAACGTCGAGATCGGCGTCCTGGACCCCGCCAAGGCGCGTGCCATCGAGCAGGCCTGCGAGGAGATCCGCGCCGGGGCCCTCCACGAGGAGTTCCGCGTCGGCGTGATGCAGGGCGGCGCCGGCACGAGCACCAACATGAACGGTAACGAGGTGATCGCCAACCGCGCCCTCGAGATCCTCGGCCACGCGCGCGGCCAGTACGAGTACCTCCACCCCATCGACGACGTCAACCGATCGCAGTCGACCAACGACGTCTACCCGACCGCGATCAAGCTGGCGATGTCGTTCACGCTCGGCACGCTCGTCGACGAGCTCGGCCGCCTCGCCGACGCGCTCGCCGCGAAGGGGCACGAGTTCCGCGACGTGCTCAAGGTCGGCCGCACGCAGCTGCAGGACGCCGTCCCGATGACGCTGGGTCAGGAGTTCACCGGCTTCGCCCACACGCTCGGCGAGGACCAGCAGCGACTCCGCGACACCCTTCCGCTCCTCGCCGAGATCAACCTCGGTGCGACCGCCATCGGCACGGGCATCACCGCCGACCCCAGCTACGCCGAGGCGGTGCGGCACCACCTGAGCGACCTGACCGGCATCGAGATGGTGACCGCGCCCGACCTCATCGAGGCGACGAGCGACGCCGGCGTCTACATGACCGTCTCCGGCGCCCTCAAGCGCAGCGCCATCAAGCTCTCCAAGATCTGCAACGACCTGCGGCTGCTCTCGTCGGGCCCGCAGGCCGGTTTCGGCGAGATCACCCTGCCGCCGCGCCAGGCGGGGTCGTCCATCATGCCGGGCAAGGTCAACCCGGTGATCCCCGAGGTCGTCAACCAGGTCGCCTTCGCGATCGCCGGAGCCGACGTCACGGTCACGATGGCGGCCGAGGCCGGTCAGCTCCAGCTGAACGCCTTCGAGCCCGTGATCGCGCACTCCGTCCTGCAGAGCCTGCAGTGGCTGACCCACGCCTGCGAGACCCTCCGCGTCAACTGCATCGACGGGATCCAGGCGAACACCGCCCGCCTCGCGCAGCAGGTCGAGACGAACATCGGGGTGGTCACGGCCCTCACGCCCTACATCGGCTACGCCGCGGCGGCATCCATCGCGCACACGGCGCTCGCGACGAACACGCCCATCGCCTCGCTCGTCGTCGCAGCGGGCCTGATGTCGCCCGAGAAGGTCGAGAAGGTGCTGTCCCCGGCCCGCCTCTCCGGGCTGGAGGCGATCACGTCCTCGATCCCGGTGATCACCGCCGAGCAGATCTCGGCGCACCTGGCGAGCCTCGACACCAAGCACACCGACGAGACCGCGGGCTGA
- a CDS encoding carboxylesterase/lipase family protein, translating to MITRTTTGGEVRGVEERGVLAWRGIPYAEPPTGELRFRAPRPASPWRGVRNARHFGPAAPQDRSQFVGIDATTPQSEDCLSVNVIAPAGSRAGDALPVMVFIHGGAYAVGSSREFPRQGESLVREGGIVYVSFNYRLGGLGYVDFSSWSTEEAPLDSNLGLRDQVAALEWVRDNVAAFGGDPARVTICGESSGANAVTTLMTVPSARGLFAGAIAQSSPANAIYPPDVTRRWAEEFLETLSHVVRDSDLDSTSVDGAAALLRQAPTSAIVKATARLFLRTPDEQPGSIFLSPVIDGDVLPERPLDAFKAGRAHPVPLVIGTNDREGSVFTGRRDILATTPLRIRAIFANTKKKARKAIKAQYPGLPARRPALDFGGDFSFWFPSIKVAERHARFQKVFFYRFDVAPRILRVAGVDAFHGLDLWALFDRMDSAFGVAMSLLGGRRAFLRTARRMRGRWLEFVTTGDIRDWPSYDPFRRRTLIIDQVDRVEFDPRGERRRVWQDFVPHL from the coding sequence GTGATCACCAGGACGACCACCGGCGGCGAGGTCCGCGGAGTCGAGGAGCGGGGCGTCCTCGCCTGGCGCGGCATCCCCTACGCCGAGCCGCCGACGGGGGAGCTGCGGTTCCGGGCCCCGAGGCCCGCCTCACCGTGGCGGGGGGTGCGGAACGCGCGCCACTTCGGGCCGGCGGCACCGCAGGATCGAAGCCAGTTCGTCGGCATCGACGCCACGACGCCGCAGAGCGAGGACTGCCTCTCGGTCAACGTCATCGCCCCCGCCGGGTCGCGTGCGGGCGACGCGCTCCCGGTGATGGTGTTCATCCACGGCGGCGCCTACGCGGTGGGGTCGTCGCGGGAGTTCCCGCGGCAGGGGGAGTCCCTCGTCCGGGAGGGCGGCATCGTCTACGTGAGCTTCAACTACCGGCTGGGCGGTCTCGGCTACGTCGACTTCAGCTCCTGGTCGACCGAGGAGGCGCCGCTCGACTCCAACCTCGGGCTGCGCGACCAGGTCGCGGCGCTCGAATGGGTCCGTGACAACGTCGCGGCGTTCGGCGGCGACCCGGCCCGCGTCACGATCTGCGGCGAGAGCTCCGGGGCGAACGCCGTCACCACGCTGATGACGGTCCCGAGCGCGCGCGGGCTCTTCGCGGGTGCCATCGCGCAGTCGTCGCCCGCGAACGCCATCTACCCGCCCGACGTCACGCGCCGCTGGGCGGAGGAGTTCCTGGAGACCCTGAGCCACGTCGTCCGCGACTCCGACCTCGACTCGACCTCGGTCGACGGGGCGGCCGCGCTCCTCCGGCAGGCGCCGACGAGCGCGATCGTCAAGGCGACGGCGAGGCTCTTCCTCCGGACCCCGGACGAGCAGCCGGGGTCGATCTTCCTCTCGCCCGTGATCGACGGCGACGTCCTCCCGGAACGCCCCCTCGACGCCTTCAAGGCCGGCCGCGCGCACCCCGTCCCGCTCGTCATCGGCACGAACGACCGGGAGGGCAGCGTGTTCACGGGCCGCCGCGACATCCTGGCGACGACGCCCCTGCGCATCCGCGCCATCTTCGCGAACACGAAGAAGAAGGCCCGGAAGGCCATCAAGGCGCAGTATCCGGGGCTCCCCGCGCGGCGTCCCGCGCTCGACTTCGGCGGCGACTTCTCGTTCTGGTTCCCGTCGATCAAGGTCGCGGAGCGGCACGCGCGGTTCCAGAAGGTCTTCTTCTACCGGTTCGACGTCGCCCCGCGCATCCTGCGGGTCGCCGGGGTCGACGCCTTCCACGGTCTCGACCTCTGGGCGCTCTTCGACCGGATGGACTCGGCGTTCGGCGTCGCCATGAGCCTCCTCGGCGGCCGTCGCGCGTTCCTCCGGACGGCCCGCAGGATGCGCGGCCGCTGGCTCGAGTTCGTCACGACGGGCGACATCCGCGACTGGCCGTCCTACGACCCGTTCCGCCGGCGCACGCTGATCATCGACCAGGTCGACCGCGTCGAGTTCGACCCCCGGGGCGAGCGGCGCCGTGTCTGGCAGGACTTCGTGCCGCACCTCTGA
- a CDS encoding ABC transporter permease, protein MTHTSTQRTPSAFRTWYASLHPSLQLIGLQLWLPLFFIVMFCLCYVAAFHAPHPHEVPVAVVGVPTSVQDALTRALPGVIDPQTYSSLQSAKEAVLHGRVAVAYDGTSNSIFTAAAHQYQVAALIPAMMTPVLAAAGITATVTDLAPLPAWDEYGTVSLYLMLSWCIGGYMVAMFIGLMGAPLRHRTRVLVILGGGVIISGITNFLAGPVIGAVHGHFGMLFLIGWGWIVAIGLAVNGFSYFAGRFIALPAMVVFIFLSMPSSGAAYPAWFMAQPFAWLNNVVVGSGITEMLKRELYGVGPGFGRGLTMMISYATAGVVLMLTGKRLWERRRIRAIVTGRTTMFQDAQAANRDFLIRERDDVLARHGLSTTDTGTIHTIPEEDRDDFADYVDTETTDMFLGPQGGLERESRPR, encoded by the coding sequence GTGACCCACACTTCCACGCAGAGGACACCCTCGGCGTTCCGCACCTGGTACGCCTCGCTGCACCCCTCCCTCCAGTTGATCGGCCTTCAGCTCTGGCTGCCGCTGTTCTTCATCGTCATGTTCTGCCTCTGCTATGTGGCCGCGTTCCACGCGCCGCACCCGCACGAGGTGCCCGTCGCCGTCGTGGGCGTCCCGACCTCCGTGCAGGATGCCCTCACCCGAGCGCTCCCGGGCGTCATCGACCCGCAGACCTACTCGTCGCTCCAGAGCGCCAAGGAGGCGGTGCTGCACGGCCGCGTCGCCGTCGCCTACGACGGCACCTCGAACTCGATCTTCACCGCCGCCGCGCACCAGTACCAGGTGGCGGCGCTCATCCCCGCGATGATGACACCCGTCCTCGCTGCCGCCGGCATCACCGCGACGGTCACCGACCTGGCCCCGCTCCCCGCGTGGGACGAGTACGGCACGGTCTCCCTCTACCTGATGCTCTCGTGGTGCATCGGCGGCTACATGGTCGCGATGTTCATCGGGCTGATGGGCGCACCGCTCCGGCACCGCACGCGCGTGCTCGTCATCCTGGGCGGCGGGGTCATCATCTCGGGGATCACGAATTTCCTGGCCGGGCCCGTGATCGGGGCCGTCCACGGCCACTTCGGAATGCTCTTCCTCATCGGCTGGGGCTGGATCGTCGCCATCGGCCTGGCGGTCAACGGCTTCAGCTACTTCGCCGGGCGCTTCATCGCCCTCCCGGCGATGGTGGTGTTCATCTTCCTGTCGATGCCGTCCTCGGGCGCCGCCTACCCCGCGTGGTTCATGGCGCAGCCGTTCGCGTGGCTCAACAACGTCGTGGTCGGGTCGGGCATCACCGAGATGCTCAAGCGCGAGCTCTACGGCGTCGGGCCGGGCTTCGGGCGCGGCCTCACCATGATGATCAGCTACGCCACGGCCGGCGTCGTCCTGATGCTCACGGGCAAGCGGCTCTGGGAGCGTCGGCGGATCCGCGCCATCGTCACCGGCCGCACGACCATGTTCCAGGACGCCCAGGCGGCCAACCGCGACTTCCTCATCCGGGAGCGCGACGACGTCCTCGCCCGCCACGGCCTCTCGACGACCGACACGGGCACGATCCACACGATCCCGGAGGAGGATCGCGACGACTTCGCCGACTACGTCGACACCGAGACGACCGACATGTTCCTCGGGCCGCAGGGCGGCCTGGAGCGGGAGTCACGGCCCCGCTAG
- a CDS encoding diacylglycerol kinase family protein, with the protein MTTTKPQTIVVAINPSASFGRGKPVGPTVVAALTDVGHRVTALVRDSQEALVEAARDALADRPDALVVVGGDGMVGLGAALVATTGIPLGIVPSGTGNDMARALGIPHDDPRAATRLLVRALESAPRVVDAIRVTEASGRSTWVAGSVSAGFDAFVNERANRLRWPKGRARYDLALAIELLRLRQVDYVLDLDGVSRVVAGTLVTAANARTVGGGIALAPDAVVDDGLLDVLVVERLSRIGFLRLFPSVSKGRHLGDPRVTVHRARRVRIEAAGVVAFGDGERLGSLPVEVEVVPEALAVLTRS; encoded by the coding sequence ATGACGACGACGAAGCCGCAGACGATCGTGGTGGCGATCAACCCGTCCGCCTCCTTCGGCCGCGGGAAGCCGGTGGGCCCGACGGTCGTGGCCGCGCTGACGGACGTGGGACACCGGGTGACGGCGCTGGTGCGCGACTCGCAGGAGGCCCTGGTCGAAGCCGCGCGCGACGCCCTCGCCGACCGACCGGACGCCCTGGTCGTCGTCGGCGGCGACGGCATGGTCGGTCTCGGCGCGGCGCTCGTGGCGACCACGGGGATCCCGCTCGGCATCGTGCCCTCCGGCACGGGCAACGACATGGCGCGCGCCCTGGGCATCCCGCACGACGACCCGCGCGCCGCGACGCGGCTCCTGGTCCGCGCGCTGGAGAGCGCGCCGCGGGTGGTCGACGCGATCCGCGTGACGGAGGCGTCGGGGCGCTCGACCTGGGTCGCCGGATCCGTCTCGGCCGGCTTCGACGCGTTCGTCAACGAGCGCGCGAATCGCCTCCGCTGGCCGAAGGGCCGTGCCCGCTACGACCTGGCTCTCGCGATCGAGCTGCTGCGGCTCCGTCAGGTCGACTACGTCCTCGACCTGGACGGCGTCTCCCGCGTCGTCGCGGGCACCCTCGTCACCGCCGCGAACGCGCGCACGGTCGGCGGCGGGATCGCGCTCGCCCCCGACGCCGTCGTCGACGACGGCCTCCTCGATGTGCTCGTGGTCGAGAGGCTCTCCCGGATCGGGTTCCTCCGGCTCTTCCCGAGCGTGTCGAAGGGCCGCCACCTCGGCGACCCGCGGGTCACCGTGCATCGTGCTCGGCGGGTCCGCATCGAGGCCGCGGGTGTGGTGGCCTTCGGGGACGGCGAACGCCTCGGGTCGCTCCCCGTCGAGGTGGAGGTCGTTCCCGAGGCGTTGGCCGTGCTCACGCGGAGCTGA